One genomic segment of Pandoraea thiooxydans includes these proteins:
- a CDS encoding PglL family O-oligosaccharyltransferase yields MFPPLMLSSIGLILALCWSLPFNLVWHTYPISTFYAESLAFFLWAVLVGLLVIAVGQRDRQLLQPPRAVLAPLGFIAVLMLQLWLLPLTQPLMIVIGLLYGLAMITVMHAGFWASRLGWRAVLMRWSAYALVAGGLFSVFCLFVQAARLEAHFSWVVAQFTGVQGRRLFANMYQPNHVATYLSFGCAAALYLWHLRRIRWPVWLLTTLLLCAGQALTVSRTPWVQVVVIAAFGLWLGRDEFQPRRVPPRRTARWLVPLSLPVVLAVATQGVLWLNDRFAWQLAGTAIERFHNSAQISDRLNIWRYALAIFFKHPWLGGGWGEFINQQFLLADHLGTVAMANNAHDVVLDVLAKTGLIGALLILVPLLFWLWRALRSTRDAPGVFALLLIGVLSVHAMLEYPQQYAFFLLPVMFLIGFTEPRTLLRVKPDITWGFHVGVVISAMAVLGYLYQDYQRVEVAYEAGRIEAYRQHPARFFTSYGDYAVTESLVLDSNQLDAKIAAHRQALTLGASNVLIERYVVLLALAGRDEPALLNVARLKSLAGAAFAVEYRNLLRLCRAQGDRLQPFVRQLEQRYGAPRAANLRTAAPG; encoded by the coding sequence TTGTTCCCCCCCCTCATGCTGTCGAGCATCGGCCTGATTCTGGCGTTGTGCTGGAGTCTGCCGTTCAATCTGGTCTGGCACACCTACCCGATTTCGACGTTCTACGCCGAAAGCCTGGCCTTCTTTCTATGGGCGGTTCTCGTAGGGCTCCTAGTCATTGCTGTCGGCCAGCGTGACAGGCAATTGCTGCAACCGCCGCGCGCCGTGCTGGCGCCGCTTGGATTCATCGCAGTCTTGATGCTCCAGCTGTGGCTGCTGCCTCTGACCCAGCCGCTGATGATCGTCATCGGCTTGCTGTACGGATTGGCGATGATCACCGTCATGCACGCGGGGTTTTGGGCAAGCCGGCTTGGCTGGCGTGCCGTGCTGATGCGCTGGTCCGCTTACGCGCTGGTGGCCGGCGGGCTGTTCTCGGTGTTCTGCCTGTTCGTGCAGGCCGCCCGCCTCGAAGCGCATTTTTCATGGGTGGTGGCGCAATTTACCGGCGTGCAGGGGCGGCGGCTGTTCGCCAACATGTACCAGCCGAACCACGTTGCCACCTATCTGTCGTTCGGTTGCGCGGCCGCGCTTTACCTCTGGCATTTGCGCCGGATTCGCTGGCCCGTCTGGCTGCTGACGACCCTGTTGCTGTGCGCGGGGCAGGCGCTGACGGTATCGCGCACGCCGTGGGTTCAAGTCGTGGTGATAGCGGCGTTCGGCCTGTGGCTCGGCCGCGATGAGTTTCAACCCAGGCGGGTGCCGCCGCGCCGCACCGCCCGCTGGCTCGTGCCGCTGTCGCTGCCGGTGGTGCTGGCCGTGGCCACCCAGGGCGTCCTTTGGCTCAATGACCGCTTTGCGTGGCAACTGGCTGGCACGGCGATCGAGCGCTTTCACAATAGTGCGCAAATTTCCGATCGACTGAACATCTGGCGCTATGCATTGGCAATCTTTTTCAAGCATCCATGGCTGGGCGGTGGTTGGGGGGAGTTCATTAACCAGCAGTTTTTGTTGGCTGACCATCTTGGCACTGTCGCGATGGCCAACAATGCCCACGATGTCGTGCTCGACGTACTAGCCAAGACCGGCCTGATCGGCGCATTGCTGATTCTCGTGCCGCTGCTGTTTTGGCTGTGGCGCGCGCTGCGCAGCACCCGCGACGCCCCCGGCGTTTTCGCCTTGCTGCTCATTGGCGTGTTGAGCGTGCACGCGATGCTCGAATATCCGCAGCAGTATGCGTTCTTTCTGCTGCCCGTCATGTTTTTGATCGGTTTCACCGAGCCGCGCACGCTGCTGCGCGTCAAGCCTGACATCACGTGGGGATTCCATGTCGGTGTCGTGATTTCCGCGATGGCTGTGCTGGGGTATCTGTATCAGGACTACCAGCGCGTCGAGGTCGCTTACGAAGCCGGCCGCATCGAGGCCTACCGCCAGCATCCGGCGCGGTTCTTCACCTCGTACGGCGACTACGCCGTGACTGAGTCGCTGGTGCTCGACTCCAACCAGCTCGATGCCAAGATCGCCGCGCACCGCCAGGCGCTGACCTTGGGCGCCAGCAATGTGCTGATCGAGCGCTACGTCGTACTGCTGGCGCTGGCCGGCCGCGACGAGCCAGCACTGCTCAATGTCGCGCGTTTGAAGTCACTGGCTGGCGCCGCCTTTGCGGTGGAATATCGCAATCTGCTGCGTTTGTGCCGCGCGCAGGGCGACAGGTTGCAGCCGTTCGTGCGTCAACTGGAGCAGCGCTACGGCGCGCCGCGCGCTGCCAACCTGCGCACCGCGGCACCAGGTTAG
- a CDS encoding pilin, which yields MKHRCTLRRKQPDSRGFTLIELMIVLAIIGILVTVAVPAFQNYLIRARVMEGMSLASSAKAAVTENAMLGAPHLAAGWTPPMATDNVASIATNDTNGTITITYTERAGNGTLVLTPKAAYGNDAAPGALTAGKTPSGQIGWTCESKDGANSAATLDPKYAPAECRPKKG from the coding sequence ATGAAGCATCGCTGTACCTTACGACGTAAGCAGCCCGACTCGCGCGGCTTTACGTTGATTGAGCTGATGATCGTCCTCGCGATCATCGGTATCCTGGTCACTGTGGCCGTGCCGGCCTTTCAAAATTATCTGATCCGCGCGCGCGTGATGGAAGGCATGTCGCTGGCATCGTCCGCCAAAGCCGCCGTGACCGAGAACGCCATGCTCGGCGCGCCGCACCTGGCCGCCGGCTGGACGCCGCCTATGGCCACCGACAACGTCGCCTCCATCGCTACCAACGACACCAACGGCACCATCACCATTACCTATACCGAGCGCGCCGGCAATGGCACCCTCGTGCTCACACCCAAGGCCGCCTATGGCAATGATGCGGCCCCAGGGGCGCTGACGGCCGGCAAGACCCCGTCCGGTCAAATCGGCTGGACATGCGAGTCCAAGGATGGCGCGAACAGCGCCGCCACGCTCGATCCGAAATACGCACCGGCCGAATGCCGGCCCAAAAAGGGCTGA
- the thiD gene encoding bifunctional hydroxymethylpyrimidine kinase/phosphomethylpyrimidine kinase yields MPNDAPPLILTFGPADPTGATGVQADILTFASMGGYGVSVLTGYTLQDSRTCDDVVAVDAELIADQARMLLEDMPIAAFKVGGTIRAENASAIAEVVSDYDDMPLILAPDFTLPGEHLLSADELREATATLLAPQTTVLVASHASILLLAQPFLDADNAPLDEAIGVLLEHGCEYVLVTDSGTQQVINTLHGETGLVRQDTWERMPYPVAGATDTLAAAITALLASGLEPPAAVREAQEYLQQVMLNAFRPGMGRYFPDRFFWARGDESEADETGDSGESSGS; encoded by the coding sequence ATGCCCAACGACGCGCCCCCCCTGATATTGACGTTTGGCCCGGCCGACCCTACTGGCGCCACCGGCGTGCAGGCCGACATCCTTACCTTTGCCAGTATGGGCGGGTACGGTGTCTCGGTGCTGACGGGCTATACGCTGCAAGACTCCCGCACCTGCGACGACGTGGTCGCGGTCGACGCGGAGCTGATTGCCGACCAGGCCCGCATGCTGCTCGAGGACATGCCGATCGCGGCCTTCAAGGTCGGTGGCACGATTCGCGCGGAAAATGCCAGCGCAATCGCCGAGGTCGTCTCCGACTACGACGACATGCCGCTGATCCTGGCGCCGGACTTCACGCTGCCCGGCGAACATCTGCTGAGTGCAGACGAGTTGCGCGAGGCCACCGCGACGCTGCTGGCGCCGCAAACCACGGTACTGGTCGCCAGCCATGCGTCGATCCTGCTGCTCGCGCAACCCTTCCTGGATGCCGACAATGCCCCGCTGGACGAAGCCATCGGCGTATTGCTGGAGCACGGCTGCGAGTATGTGCTGGTCACCGATTCCGGCACGCAGCAGGTGATCAACACCTTGCACGGCGAGACCGGCCTGGTCCGGCAGGACACCTGGGAGCGCATGCCCTATCCGGTGGCCGGCGCGACCGACACGCTGGCGGCGGCCATCACGGCACTGCTTGCCAGCGGTCTCGAGCCGCCGGCGGCCGTGCGCGAGGCGCAGGAGTATCTGCAGCAGGTGATGCTCAATGCGTTCCGGCCCGGCATGGGGCGGTACTTTCCGGATCGCTTCTTCTGGGCGCGTGGCGACGAGAGCGAGGCGGACGAGACGGGTGACTCGGGAGAGTCATCGGGTTCGTGA